The genome window TCCAAATATAATCGATGGCGGAAGCGACGAACGGATCGGCAAGCTTTATATTGGATTTGGCGACACCACATGATATGGGGGAATTTTCAAGGACAGCCGCAAGAACGCCCATTCCCTGCAATGAGAGCCATAATGAATTGGAAGAGGGATTGCGTTGTACACTTCCCAACACCTGGTCCAGTGCTTTTTCGGCAGAGTCAAAATCAGCCGGACCAAGAACGGATTGCCTGGGGGAGAGAATGTGGTGATCCAGCAACATGTGTGCAAACTCCCCATTAAAATGCATCCATTTTTCTTTCCAACCGGTTGTTATGTCCGGCCGATAGCGATGCCATATTCCCGGGAACAAAAGGACAACCCTGCCGGCTTCAATGGGAATTTTCCCCATTTCCCGGCTTTCGAAAAGGCCTCTGCCGCTGACGATGTACATGAGTGAGAACTCGGGCAGGACTCGTCCGTCATTCCAGTTGAAATGGTAAAGAGAGGGATGATGAACCGGGGGATATGTTGCGTTGGGACGAACCGTTGCCTGCCCCACACTGGTAACATAGATTCCGCTGTGCAAAATCTCATCGGGGATCGGCAGATAATGATGAAAGTCCACAAAGATCAATCGTACTGAGCATGGTTTATGGTTGGATACGCATCTTCTTTCAATCAAGTGGGAAGTCCTCAACTGTCGCAAATCAACCCCTAATTACAATACGTTTTTCAGACATGATTTCCGTTTCCCTCTTAACAGTGCAATTCGCTGAATAAATACGCAGAAAAATAAGTCGCAACCTGTGGTATTAACAGCATTTCATCATTATAATTAATAACTTATAAATGGAAATCTGCAAAAGCGGCGATAATCGAATATATAACCGTTTGATTGTAATTATTAAAAAACAGGACGTGCCTGCTTATAAGGTGAAATCAAATACCCCGCCAACTCCAACCCCTCCAAAAAATATGAAAACAACAGCCATGCCAGGTCTTAAGAACATCAGAATATACCGCAAACTCCTTGCAGCCTTATGCTTATTGGCTGCTCTCGCGCCTTTCACCCCGATCCAGGGGCAGTCTGACATCAATCTGAACGGTTATACGCAAACCTTTGCCGAGGAGTTCAACACGCCCGATTGGACTACGTCCAATCCCAAGGGTTCCTCAGTTTGGCGGTCCACTGCCCCGGTTTCCGGAAAGGTCATTGGTTATACAATCCACGATCAAACCTGCATGAGCTGCACCAACGGGCATTTGATCAATACGCTCAAGTTCGTACCCAACACCGACGTGAGCGGCGTTCATTGCGCCGGGCCGGTGGGAATGAAGGATGGCTCTGGCACAGCACTGGTGACTGTGGGAACTCTGGGTTCGCAGATCCATTCCCACAGCGGCATGGCGTGGGGCGCTGCAGGTTGGGTCGGCATGAAATTTACCACGCCGTCGGGCGGGTTGACGCTCAGCCAACTGGGGCGTTACAACGTCGTCGGCAGCACGGGAACCTACGATATCCGCATTTTCGACGCGACGAACAACGGCGACGTGGCCAAGGCGATTGTCAACCTCAATGGCCAGCCCGCCGGCTGGGTCTATGCGAATATTGTGGGCGGCAACGTGGTCTTGCAAGGCAGTCATACGTATTATCTGATGACTTCGACGGTGGACGGTTTGAAGAACCTGGTTGATTACTGGTACGATGCCAATACGACCGTCACGGCCTCGGGCGGCATCACGGTCAACGAGAGTGAGTGGGGCACTTGGAATGCAGGCTCGTTGTTCTCGGTGGACGCGGGTTTTGCGGGATTCACCCAGCAGTATGGGTATTGG of Candidatus Methylacidiphilales bacterium contains these proteins:
- a CDS encoding helix-turn-helix domain-containing protein, whose amino-acid sequence is MDFHHYLPIPDEILHSGIYVTSVGQATVRPNATYPPVHHPSLYHFNWNDGRVLPEFSLMYIVSGRGLFESREMGKIPIEAGRVVLLFPGIWHRYRPDITTGWKEKWMHFNGEFAHMLLDHHILSPRQSVLGPADFDSAEKALDQVLGSVQRNPSSNSLWLSLQGMGVLAAVLENSPISCGVAKSNIKLADPFVASAIDYIWTRSHHILSVPDVAKALATTRRTLERRMAAALNRSVLDEIIECRFSRAERLLRETNLPIKTVVTLAGFGSIENMRHIFQTKTQCSPAEYRSRQR